The genomic DNA CTAATCCTCTTCAAGCTTCCAAAATGGGAGAGGAGGCCTCTCTTTTTCTTGATACCTATACCAGGCACTCTATCTAATAGAGAGCCAAAAGTTTCTTTTCTTCTCTTTTTTTTATGATAGGTTATGGCGAATCTATGGGCCTCATCCCTTATTCGCTGAAGCAGAAAGAGCAAGGGGCCCTTTAGTCGGATAGGGTTTTTTCTGTTCGGTTTATATAAATCATCTCTTTTATCCTCACCCTTTGCCATGCTTATGATATCAGGCTCTTCTATTTCTAATTCTTTTAAGACAGAAGAGGTAACATTGAGCTGGCCCTTCCCACCATCAATGAGAATAAGGTCAGGAAAGCCCTTCTCTTTTAATGCTTTTTTATAACGTCTCAATAAGACTTCTCTCATCATGCCGTAGTCATCTCTCCCTTTAATCCACTTTATACTGTATCGACGATAATGGTCCTTATCCGCAACCCCATCCCTGAATGTCACCATTGAACCAACAGCACTTTTTCCACTGATATTAGATATATCAAATGCCTCGATAACTCTCGGCAGGTTTTTGAGACTGAGCCTTTTTTGCAGTTCCCTTAACAGTTCATCCTTTCCCTCAATCTTTTCTTTTGCCTTTTCTAAGAAGATCTTTGCGTTCTTATTTGCCAAAAGGACCATATCCCTCTTTTTCCCTCTTTTGGGACACAAAATCTGTATCCTCTCTCCCTTTTTTTCTGAGAGGAGCTCGGAGAGGAGATCGATATTAGTAATCTCAACGGGCAAGAGGATCTCCTTTGGAATGAACTTCTCTGATGAGTAATATTGATTGATATAGGAGCTAAGTATCTCTTCATCAGGTAATATCTGTCCTGAAAAGAGGTCTCCTTTTCCCCCTTCGAGCCTTCCATCGCGGACATAAAGTCT from Nitrospinota bacterium includes the following:
- the uvrC gene encoding excinuclease ABC subunit UvrC, with amino-acid sequence MDLTKIKGFPREPGVYLMKNRSGRVIYVGKANNLKNRVNSYFRQRGDTRYFTRFLVSKLDDIDFIVTDTEKEALILENNLIKRYKPRYNVRFKDDKTFVSLRLGIKDKYPRLTIVRRPLKDGALYFGPYSSSQSVRKTIRTIHTIFPICTCKERVFRNRERPCFYYQIQRCMAPCINGMVTESEYKRVVGEVILFLQGKNEELLWDLKKEMKKKSDNLRFEEAGRIYNKIKAIEATLEAQKITSYQFTNQDIFGYFREGDRLAIQRLYVRDGRLEGGKGDLFSGQILPDEEILSSYINQYYSSEKFIPKEILLPVEITNIDLLSELLSEKKGERIQILCPKRGKKRDMVLLANKNAKIFLEKAKEKIEGKDELLRELQKRLSLKNLPRVIEAFDISNISGKSAVGSMVTFRDGVADKDHYRRYSIKWIKGRDDYGMMREVLLRRYKKALKEKGFPDLILIDGGKGQLNVTSSVLKELEIEEPDIISMAKGEDKRDDLYKPNRKNPIRLKGPLLFLLQRIRDEAHRFAITYHKKKRRKETFGSLLDRVPGIGIKKKRGLLSHFGSLKRIREASLDELINVKGISKRDAETLFQFLHNK